One genomic window of Bactrocera dorsalis isolate Fly_Bdor chromosome 4, ASM2337382v1, whole genome shotgun sequence includes the following:
- the LOC105228633 gene encoding protein toll-like — protein sequence MMRLQLHTVKILALFLFALHCRLTQAVITYQQCADMHTQTVCVCNHDLDATMRIVCALSANIDNKSNNNDTLSATTLTIHIYRSEQVRVYCHGYENGSAESERGYELLPSLPIGPDLMLLLVSGCNNTDVILRRFNIRHVRLLELSADTAMTSAKLTRQQIPKALLVDSLTLTAYTQLAADLFTDYKQLRFLEIQTTQLDLPLTVFQPLTNLIGLTLKARIKQAAPLQLLRAQSRLLNTVLSDGALQSLATANFSHLTQLQSLHLPRNKLSYVPAHALVPLTELLRINLSENRLRALNATMFAQQLKLVAIDLSDNELQTLPMDLFTRTQRLQELRLSHNQLKQIPNTLFAPLNYLKVLYLNNNQLSSLQPATFAYNEELQRLHLQYNRLEIAGAAMCTTFATLKNLAELFLSNNRLTHICEQPSGKNMGHIDMSHNQIELLRAPGLVALACNWARVDLSYNALQSVLLPTRLHSNKSLAALKCHSTLALNHNALHCDCHLLNFVLAKQAGFLSALTQLNTSNLYCGTPTQLRARPIDTLQAEELLCPVAAQYCPSKCRCWARTYDATLIVNCTQARLQAVPTLSTVLNTTLTAIELHLTDNTISTLPINSTVGYALVTRLYIAGNRLSVIEASQLPAQLKSLDVRHNNLTQLSNSFFTLLNVSAILSEIYLSHNNWSCDCDAEQLLITAKVHHKRIRDLDELTCADARYAKLLELAFNDICPTDMSLLFVSISLLVAALTLAVISALYFRYQLEFKVWLYAHNACLWCVTEHELDKDKPFDAFISYSHKDEHFVVHELLPGLEQGDLPFRVCTHERNWLAGAYIPEQIIESVEQSRRTIIVLSQHFIESPWARMEFRTAHQSALNERRTRIIIIMYGEVTHMDALDTELQAYLKMNTYLKWNDPWFWRKLRYAMPFKRRCALDETHAPRFVYSAMELKELNGRARFKKNLNS from the coding sequence atgatGCGACTTCAATTACACACAGTGAAAATTCTggcattgtttttatttgcactACACTGTCGTTTGACACAGGCCGTTATCACATACCAACAATGCGCTGATATGCATACGCAAACGGTGTGTGTTTGTAATCACGACTTGGATGCAACCATGCGAATTGTATGCGCGCTAAGTGCAAACATtgataacaaaagcaacaacaacgacactcTGAGCGCTACTACACtaacaatacatatatacagaagcGAACAGGTGCGCGTGTACTGTCACGGCTACGAGAACGGAAGCGCCGAAAGTGAGCGCGGATACGAGCTGCTACCGTCGCTGCCTATCGGTCCGGATTTAATGCTATTATTGGTGAGCGGTTGCAATAACACCGATGTCATTTTGCGGCGCTTCAATATACGTCATGTCAGATTGCTGGAGCTAAGCGCTGATACAGCAATGACAAGCGCAAAGCTAACGCGTCAACAAATACCCAAAGCGTTGCTGGTGGATAGTTTGACGCTCACTGCCTACACACAACTGGCAGCAGATCTGTTCACTGATTATAAGCAATTGCGATTTCTCGAAATACAGACAACACAACTGGATTTGCCATTGACTGTCTTCCAGCCGCTAACGAATTTGATTGGGCTTACGCTGAAAGCGCGCATCAAACAGGCAGCACCACTACAGCTGTTGCGCGCGCAAAGCCGTTTGTTAAATACCGTGCTAAGCGATGGCGCGCTACAGAGTCTGGCGACAGCAAATTTTAGCCACTTAACACAATTGCAATCGCTGCATTTGCCGCGCAATAAGCTCAGCTATGTGCCAGCGCACGCACTTGTACCGCTCACTGAATTGTTGCGCATTAACTTGAGCGAGAATCGTTTACGCGCGCTGAATGCTACAATGTTTGCGCAACAGCTGAAGCTTGTCGCCATCGATTTGAGCGACAATGAATTGCAGACGCTGCCAATGGATTTGTTTACGCGCACGCAGCGCTTGCAAGAGCTGCGCCTATCGCATAATCAGCTGAAGCAAATACCCAACACGTTGTTCGCGCCGCTAAACTATctaaaagtattatatttaaataataatcaacTAAGCAGCTTGCAGCCAGCTACTTTTGCCTACAATGAGGAGCTACAGAGACTACATTTGCAATACAATCGACTTGAAATAGCCGGCGCGGCGATGTGTACAACCTTTGcgacattaaaaaatttagctgAATTGTTTTTAAGCAATAACCGGCTGACACATATCTGCGAGCAGCCAAGCGGCAAGAACATGGGGCATATTGATATGTCACACAATCAAATTGAGTTGTTGCGCGCGCCTGGTTTGGTCGCGCTTGCCTGCAATTGGGCGCGCGTAGATCTGTCATACAACGCGCTGCAAAGTGTTTTATTACCTACGCGCCTTCATAGCAACAAGTCGTTAGCGGCGCTTAAGTGTCACAGCACGCTGGCGCTAAATCATAACGCGCTGCACTGCGACTGCCATTTGTTGAACTTTGTGCTGGCGAAACAAGCGGGCTTTCTGAGCGCGCTAACGCAACTGAATACATCCAACCTGTACTGTGGTACGCCAACACAGCTGCGTGCGCGTCCAATTGACACGTTGCAGGCTGAAGAGCTTTTGTGTCCAGTCGCCGCGCAATATTGTCCCAGTAAGTGTCGTTGCTGGGCGCGCACTTATGACGCAACGCTTATTGTCAACTGTACACAAGCGCGTCTGCAAGCAGTGCCCACACTGTCCACTGTCTTGAATACAACGCTTACGGCCATCGAGCTGCACTTAACAGACAATACTATCAGCACGCTGCCAATAAATTCAACTGTCGGTTATGCGCTTGTAACGCGCTTATATATTGCTGGCAATCGGTTGAGCGTCATTGAAGCGTCGCAACTGCCCGCGCagttgaaaagtcttgatgtgCGCCACAATAACTTAACACAACTCAGCAACAGTTTTTTTACGCTACTCAATGTAAGCGCAATATTAAGTGAGATTTATTTGTCGCATAATAATTGGTCATGCGATTGCGACGCCGAGCAGCTGCTCATCACGGCGAAGGTACATCATAAACGCATACGCGATCTGGATGAGCTCACGTGCGCGGATGCGCGCTATGCCAAACTACTAGAGCTTGCTTTCAACGATATCTGCCCAACGGATATGAGTCTGCTATTCGTGAGCATAAGTTTATTAGTGGCCGCTCTAACGCTGGCTGTTATCAGCGCGCTTTATTTCAGATATCAACTTGAGTTCAAAGTCTGGCTGTACGCGCACAACGCTTGCCTTTGGTGCGTAACAGAGCATGAATTGGATAAGGACAAACCATTTGACGCGTTCATCTCATATTCGCACAAAGATGAGCATTTCGTCGTGCATGAACTATTGCCGGGCTTAGAACAGGGCGACTTACCGTTTCGTGTGTGCACACATGAGCGTAATTGGCTTGCGGGCGCTTATATACCGGAGCAAATAATCGAATCGGTTGAGCAATCGCGTCGCACCATAATTGTATTATCGCAACATTTCATTGAATCGCCATGGGCGCGCATGGAATTTCGCACAGCACATCAAAGCGCTTTGAATGAGCGTCGTACGcgcataattattattatgtatggTGAGGTTACGCATATGGACGCGCTGGATACAGAGCTGCAAGCTTATTTGAAAATGAACACCTATTTGAAGTGGAATGATCCGTGGTTCTGGCGCAAATTGCGTTACGCCATGCCGTTCAAGCGTCGCTGTGCGCTTGATGAGACGCATGCGCCACGCTTTGTTTATAGCGCTATGGAATTAAAAGAGTTGAATGGGCGTGCGCGCTtcaagaaaaatttgaattcctAA